One window from the genome of Nicotiana tomentosiformis chromosome 5, ASM39032v3, whole genome shotgun sequence encodes:
- the LOC104119881 gene encoding uncharacterized protein isoform X6 has translation MVNLSNLNFVKTPISMDAKSNGRNHANLKNGSTDVDGSYILDIDTEKGKSEAPKSIQEMGGNVKTDDCIARMLQREIASLMGGKFMQLLMNHSVELPKFACKDKCLTEKVYDASSNRLRKYKRSASFNSRRVVLLFSFLSSMGTIILIYLTLRVRMSIDGAGNV, from the exons ATGGTGAACCTATCCAATCTAAATTTTGTGAAGACGCCAATCTCAATGGATGCCAAATCAAATGGCCGAAACCATGCCAACCTGAAGAATGGTAGCACAGATGTTGATGGCTCATATATTTTGGATATAGATACTGAGAAAGGAAAATCTGAGGCACCTAAATCCATTCAGGAAATGGGTGGGAATGTGAAGACGGATGATTGTATAGCT AGGATGTTGCAGAGAGAAATTGCATCACTGATGGGAGGTAAGTTCATGCAACTCCTGATGAATCACAGTGTTGAGTTGCCCAAATTTGCTTGTAAAG ATAAATGTTTGACCGAGAAAGTATATGATGCATCTAGCAACAGACTCAGAAAATACAAGCGCTCTGCATCTTTTAATTCAAGAAGAGTTGTTCTCCTTTTCTCATTCCT GTCGAGCATGGGGACAATCATACTCATTTACCTTACTCTAAGAGTTAGAATGAGCATTGATGGGGCTGGTAATGTTTAG
- the LOC104119881 gene encoding uncharacterized protein isoform X3 encodes MAVNSSEEQSQDSLNVVELPAEGTTGPLCESHLDMVNLSNLNFVKTPISMDAKSNGRNHANLKNGSTDVDGSYILDIDTEKGKSEAPKSIQEMGGNVKTDDCIARMLQREIASLMGGKFMQLLMNHSVELPKFACKDKCLTEKVYDASSNRLRKYKRSASFNSRRVVLLFSFLSSMGTIILIYLTLRVRMSIDGAGNV; translated from the exons ATGGCGGTGAATTCGAGCGAAGAG CAAAGCCAAGATTCCCTGAATGTTGTAGAATTACCGGCTGAAGGAACCACAGGCCCTCTGTGTGAATCACATTTAGACATGGTGAACCTATCCAATCTAAATTTTGTGAAGACGCCAATCTCAATGGATGCCAAATCAAATGGCCGAAACCATGCCAACCTGAAGAATGGTAGCACAGATGTTGATGGCTCATATATTTTGGATATAGATACTGAGAAAGGAAAATCTGAGGCACCTAAATCCATTCAGGAAATGGGTGGGAATGTGAAGACGGATGATTGTATAGCT AGGATGTTGCAGAGAGAAATTGCATCACTGATGGGAGGTAAGTTCATGCAACTCCTGATGAATCACAGTGTTGAGTTGCCCAAATTTGCTTGTAAAG ATAAATGTTTGACCGAGAAAGTATATGATGCATCTAGCAACAGACTCAGAAAATACAAGCGCTCTGCATCTTTTAATTCAAGAAGAGTTGTTCTCCTTTTCTCATTCCT GTCGAGCATGGGGACAATCATACTCATTTACCTTACTCTAAGAGTTAGAATGAGCATTGATGGGGCTGGTAATGTTTAG
- the LOC104119881 gene encoding uncharacterized protein isoform X2 produces the protein MAVNSSEEVRGFGERYDALFESIELLLRFLFSNQSQDSLNVVELPAEGTTGPLCESHLDMVNLSNLNFVKTPISMDAKSNGRNHANLKNGSTDVDGSYILDIDTEKGKSEAPKSIQEMGGNVKTDDCIARMLQREIASLMGDKCLTEKVYDASSNRLRKYKRSASFNSRRVVLLFSFLSSMGTIILIYLTLRVRMSIDGAGNV, from the exons ATGGCGGTGAATTCGAGCGAAGAGGTGAGAGGCTTCGGCGAACGTTATGATGCTTTATTTGAATCAATTGAGCTTTTGTTGCGGTTTTTGTTCAGTAAT CAAAGCCAAGATTCCCTGAATGTTGTAGAATTACCGGCTGAAGGAACCACAGGCCCTCTGTGTGAATCACATTTAGACATGGTGAACCTATCCAATCTAAATTTTGTGAAGACGCCAATCTCAATGGATGCCAAATCAAATGGCCGAAACCATGCCAACCTGAAGAATGGTAGCACAGATGTTGATGGCTCATATATTTTGGATATAGATACTGAGAAAGGAAAATCTGAGGCACCTAAATCCATTCAGGAAATGGGTGGGAATGTGAAGACGGATGATTGTATAGCT AGGATGTTGCAGAGAGAAATTGCATCACTGATGGGAG ATAAATGTTTGACCGAGAAAGTATATGATGCATCTAGCAACAGACTCAGAAAATACAAGCGCTCTGCATCTTTTAATTCAAGAAGAGTTGTTCTCCTTTTCTCATTCCT GTCGAGCATGGGGACAATCATACTCATTTACCTTACTCTAAGAGTTAGAATGAGCATTGATGGGGCTGGTAATGTTTAG
- the LOC104119881 gene encoding uncharacterized protein isoform X5, translating to MAVNSSEEQSQDSLNVVELPAEGTTGPLCESHLDMVNLSNLNFVKTPISMDAKSNGRNHANLKNGSTDVDGSYILDIDTEKGKSEAPKSIQEMGGNVKTDDCIARMLQREIASLMGDKCLTEKVYDASSNRLRKYKRSASFNSRRVVLLFSFLSSMGTIILIYLTLRVRMSIDGAGNV from the exons ATGGCGGTGAATTCGAGCGAAGAG CAAAGCCAAGATTCCCTGAATGTTGTAGAATTACCGGCTGAAGGAACCACAGGCCCTCTGTGTGAATCACATTTAGACATGGTGAACCTATCCAATCTAAATTTTGTGAAGACGCCAATCTCAATGGATGCCAAATCAAATGGCCGAAACCATGCCAACCTGAAGAATGGTAGCACAGATGTTGATGGCTCATATATTTTGGATATAGATACTGAGAAAGGAAAATCTGAGGCACCTAAATCCATTCAGGAAATGGGTGGGAATGTGAAGACGGATGATTGTATAGCT AGGATGTTGCAGAGAGAAATTGCATCACTGATGGGAG ATAAATGTTTGACCGAGAAAGTATATGATGCATCTAGCAACAGACTCAGAAAATACAAGCGCTCTGCATCTTTTAATTCAAGAAGAGTTGTTCTCCTTTTCTCATTCCT GTCGAGCATGGGGACAATCATACTCATTTACCTTACTCTAAGAGTTAGAATGAGCATTGATGGGGCTGGTAATGTTTAG
- the LOC104119881 gene encoding uncharacterized protein isoform X4 — protein sequence MSKQSQDSLNVVELPAEGTTGPLCESHLDMVNLSNLNFVKTPISMDAKSNGRNHANLKNGSTDVDGSYILDIDTEKGKSEAPKSIQEMGGNVKTDDCIARMLQREIASLMGGKFMQLLMNHSVELPKFACKDKCLTEKVYDASSNRLRKYKRSASFNSRRVVLLFSFLSSMGTIILIYLTLRVRMSIDGAGNV from the exons atgtcaaaG CAAAGCCAAGATTCCCTGAATGTTGTAGAATTACCGGCTGAAGGAACCACAGGCCCTCTGTGTGAATCACATTTAGACATGGTGAACCTATCCAATCTAAATTTTGTGAAGACGCCAATCTCAATGGATGCCAAATCAAATGGCCGAAACCATGCCAACCTGAAGAATGGTAGCACAGATGTTGATGGCTCATATATTTTGGATATAGATACTGAGAAAGGAAAATCTGAGGCACCTAAATCCATTCAGGAAATGGGTGGGAATGTGAAGACGGATGATTGTATAGCT AGGATGTTGCAGAGAGAAATTGCATCACTGATGGGAGGTAAGTTCATGCAACTCCTGATGAATCACAGTGTTGAGTTGCCCAAATTTGCTTGTAAAG ATAAATGTTTGACCGAGAAAGTATATGATGCATCTAGCAACAGACTCAGAAAATACAAGCGCTCTGCATCTTTTAATTCAAGAAGAGTTGTTCTCCTTTTCTCATTCCT GTCGAGCATGGGGACAATCATACTCATTTACCTTACTCTAAGAGTTAGAATGAGCATTGATGGGGCTGGTAATGTTTAG
- the LOC104119881 gene encoding uncharacterized protein isoform X1 produces MAVNSSEEVRGFGERYDALFESIELLLRFLFSNQSQDSLNVVELPAEGTTGPLCESHLDMVNLSNLNFVKTPISMDAKSNGRNHANLKNGSTDVDGSYILDIDTEKGKSEAPKSIQEMGGNVKTDDCIARMLQREIASLMGGKFMQLLMNHSVELPKFACKDKCLTEKVYDASSNRLRKYKRSASFNSRRVVLLFSFLSSMGTIILIYLTLRVRMSIDGAGNV; encoded by the exons ATGGCGGTGAATTCGAGCGAAGAGGTGAGAGGCTTCGGCGAACGTTATGATGCTTTATTTGAATCAATTGAGCTTTTGTTGCGGTTTTTGTTCAGTAAT CAAAGCCAAGATTCCCTGAATGTTGTAGAATTACCGGCTGAAGGAACCACAGGCCCTCTGTGTGAATCACATTTAGACATGGTGAACCTATCCAATCTAAATTTTGTGAAGACGCCAATCTCAATGGATGCCAAATCAAATGGCCGAAACCATGCCAACCTGAAGAATGGTAGCACAGATGTTGATGGCTCATATATTTTGGATATAGATACTGAGAAAGGAAAATCTGAGGCACCTAAATCCATTCAGGAAATGGGTGGGAATGTGAAGACGGATGATTGTATAGCT AGGATGTTGCAGAGAGAAATTGCATCACTGATGGGAGGTAAGTTCATGCAACTCCTGATGAATCACAGTGTTGAGTTGCCCAAATTTGCTTGTAAAG ATAAATGTTTGACCGAGAAAGTATATGATGCATCTAGCAACAGACTCAGAAAATACAAGCGCTCTGCATCTTTTAATTCAAGAAGAGTTGTTCTCCTTTTCTCATTCCT GTCGAGCATGGGGACAATCATACTCATTTACCTTACTCTAAGAGTTAGAATGAGCATTGATGGGGCTGGTAATGTTTAG